The following is a genomic window from Thioclava electrotropha.
CGGCCTGATAGTCGCCAAGCGCCGCGCTCAGCATCTCCAACGCGATCTTGGCATCGGCCACGAGGCTCTCCGCCCCGTGCTTGGCCGCGTCATAGCCGTGGGTATTGACCGAGACGAGCTTCGCCCCGGCCCCGAACAGCGTCCGCGAGCCGGTGGTGAAGTCCTGGAACCGCGTGCCGACCCCGATCACGAGATCGGCGTTTTGCAAGGCGGCATTGGCCGCCGCCGAACCGTCCACGCCGGACGCGCCAAAACTCATCGGATGGCTCTGCGCTAGGCTCGACTTGCCTGCCTGCGTCTCGGCCACCGGGATCCGGTGCGTCGACGCGAACTCGGCCAGCGTGTCCTCGGCTTGGCTATAGACCACGCCGCCACCGGCGATGATCACCGGCTTCTTCGCCGCCTTCACCATCTCTGCGACCCGCGCCAGTTCCCCCGCATCGGGGGCCGGACGACGAATGCGCCACACGCGTGGCTCGAAGAACTCGACCGGGTAATCATAAGCCTCCGCCTGCGTGTCCTGACAGAAGGCCAGCACGGCGGGGCCGCAATTGGCCGGATCGGTCATCACCCGCAGCGCGCGGGGCAGCGCGGACAGGATATGCTCAGGCCGCGAGATCCGGTCGTAATAGCGCGAGACCGGGCGGAAGCAGTCATTGGCACTGACGGTGCCGTCGTCGAAATCCTCGACCTGCTGCAGCACCGGATCGGGACGGCGCGTGGCGAACACATCACCCGCCACGATCAGCACCGGAAGCCGGTTCACATGCGCCAGCGCCGCCGCCGTCACGAGGTTGGTCGAGCCCGGTCCGATGCTTGACGTCACCGCATGCGCCCGCGTGCGCTTCTTGCCCTTGGCATAAGCGATCGCCGCATGACCCATCGTCTGCTCGTTCTGCCCGCGCCAGGTCGGGAAGACGTCCTTGTAGGCATGCAAAGCCTCGCCGATCCCGGCCACGTTGCCATGGCCGAAGATCGCCCACATCCCTTCGATGAACCGCTCGCCATCCTCGGTCATCTGCACCGAGAGCCACTTCACCATCGCCTGCGCGGCGGTCAGCCGGATCGTCTCGCTCATCTCTCTCTTCCTCTCTGGGGCCACTTCCTCTTGGCCCAAATATCCCGGGGGGCTCCCGTCAGGGAGCGGGGGCGGAGCCCCCTCCCCATTTCGGTCTGCGCGCCTCCGCGCGCGGAGGCAGCGCCCCCTCCCCGCTCAAACCTCAAGCCGCCTTCGCCGCCTTCGCCCGCGCTCCGTCCCAAATCCCGCAGAGCCTCGTGTAGCGGCGCGCCATCTCGGCCACGGCCTCGGCATCGGCCAACTCATCGGCCATCCAGGCCCGCGCCACATCGCCGAAGATCGTCCGGCCCACGGCGAAGCCCTTCACCAGATCGAAGCCGGCCGCGACCTCGAAGCTGGCGGCCAGTTCCGCCTCCGGCGCATCCAAGCCCAGCACCACGATCCCGCGGGTGTGCTTGTCGTATTCCTCGATGGCGGCCACGGCCTTGGCCCATCCGGCCGCGTCCGCCATCGGTTCCAGCTTCCACCAATCAGGGTAGACGCCGATCTCGTAGAATTGCCGGATCAGGGTCGCGGTGGTGTCGGCATCGACCGGCCCCACCTTGGACGGAATGACCTCGAGCAGGAATTCCAGCCCGTTCCTGCGCGCCGCGGTAAAGAGGCGCTTGACGGTAGCCTCTTGATTGGCCCGCGTCTCGGCATCGTCGTCGGGGTGGCAGAAGCACAGGACCTTCACCACCTCCTCGCGCGCCCATTGGGTCAGACCGCCGCAATCGGGGCCCAGTTCCGGCTCCAGTTCCAGCGGGCGCGAGCCCGGCCATTCGCAGGGCCGCCCGATCCAGAGGCCCGAACCGGAGGCCGCATGCAGCGCCGCGCGTCCGATCCGGTCATCGCACAGAATACCATAGCCCGGCCGCCCGTCCTGCACCTGAGTTGCCGCAGACAGGCACAGCTCTTTGAAGGCCCCGCCCTTCTTGAGCGTGTAGCCCGGCATCTCTTCGAGCTGCATCCGGTGATCGAAGGCGAAGACCCGGTAATCAGGCCAATCGGGCAGCGAGCGCGTGTGGCGGTTGGTCGACCAGTGGATCTGCTCCAGCTCCGCATCGTTGCGCAGATCGGGTTGCTTCACGCCGCGCTTGAGGAAGAACTCCAGCTCGGTCAGCGAGGGATAAGCCGGCGTGCAGCCATGGCGCGAAACGGCAAAGGCCCCGCAGGCATTGGCGTATTCCAGCGCCTTCGGCCAGCTCTCGCCGTCGAGCCAGCCCTTCATCAGCCCCGAGAAGAACCCGTCCCCCGCGCCCAGCACGTTGAACACTTCGATCGGGAAGCCCGGGCCGGTCTGGCCGTCATCCAGGCTGTCGGGAATACCGCCCTCGAATGCCACCGCGCCGGCGGCTCCGCGTTTGCACACCAGCGTGGCATCGGAGACCTTGCGCACCGCACGCAGTGCCGTAATCGTGTCGGTCGAGCCGCCCGCGATGTGGAATTCCTCTTCGGTGCCCACGATCAGGTCGAAATGGTGCAGCGTGGCCATTAGCTTCTCGGTCACCTCGGCGCTCTCCACGAAGCGGCTCTCACCCTCGCCATGGCCTGCCACACCCCAGAGGTTCGGGCGGTAGTCGATGTCGAGCGCGGTCTTCGCCCCATGCTTGCGCGCCAGTTCCAGCGCCTTGAGGACAGCCGCCCGCGTGCGCGGATGCGACAGATGCGTGCCGGTCGCGAGCACGCTCCGCGTCCGCGCGATCAGCGCTTCGTCGATATCCTCCTCGCTCAGCGCCATATCCGCGCAGTTCTCGCGGTAGAAGATCAGCGGAAACTGCTCTTCATCGCGGATGCCGAGGATCACCAGCGCGGTCAGCCGCTCCGGATCCGTCTTCACGCCGGTCACATCCACCCCCTCGCGCAGCAACTGCTCGCGGATGAAGCGGCCCATATGCTCGTCGCCGACCCGCGTGATCAGCCCCGACTTCAGCCCCAGCCGCGCCGTCCCGCAGGCGATGTTCGTCGGGCTCCCGCCGATATACTTCTCGAACGAGCCCATATCCTCCAGACGCCCGCCAATCTGCGCGCCATACAAATCCACGCCGGCCCGGCCAATCGTGATCACGTCGAGGTTTTTCATGCCATGTCTCCGATCCGGATCGGGGCGCCGTTGGAGCGTGCCATCGCGTGGATCACCGTCTCGATCTCCAGACCGGCGGCGAAATCGGGGCCGGCATTCGGCCCGCCCGCGATGGCTGCGCAGAGGTCACGCGCCTCGATCACTTTCTGTTCGTTGAAGCCGAAATTATGCCCCGGCGCGGGGCAGAAGGCGGCGAAATCGGGCTGATCGGGGCCGGTCAGATGCCGGGTGAAGCCCGCTTCTCCGGCGCGATGCAGCCACAGCTCGTTCATGTTCTCCTGATCGAAGACCAAGGTGCCGTCCGAGCCATGGATTTCCCATTGCAGGCGACACTTACGCCCGCGCGCCACCCGCGACGTGGCGAACGAGCCCTGCGCGCCGCTCGCGAACCGGATCAGGGCCAGCGCGCTGTCCTCGTTCTCGACCGGCTTGGGGCCTTCGGGGGAGGTGCGCTCGGGGATCGCGATCTGGGTCATCGCGGTCAGTTCCTCCACCGGGCCCATCAGCGCCACCATCTGCGACACGAGGTGGCAGCCCAGATCGCCCAAGGCGCCCAGACCACCAGCCTCGCGCGTCATCCGCCATGACCACGGGAGGCGCGGGTCGGCGGAATAGTCTTCGTCATAGACGCCCCGGAAGGCGCGCGACGTGCCGATCGCACCCTCGGCGATCAGCTTGCGCGCCATCTGAAAGGCGGGCGACCGAAGGTAGTTGTAGCCGAGGATCGTGACCTGCCCGGGATGCTCCGCTGCGAGCCCGGCCATCGCCCGCGCATCCTCGAGCGTCAGCGCCATCGGCTTTTCAAGCCAGACATGCTTGCCCGCCCTCAGCGCGGCCTCCGCCATCGGGCGGTGCAGACCGTTCGGCGCGGTGATCGAGACCACATCGACCGCCGGATCGGCACAGGTCGCCTGCCAGTCATCGCTGGCGCGTGCGAAGCCGAACTGCGTGGCAAATGCGCGGGCCTTGTCTGCCGGTGTATCGCAGAGGATCTCCAACCGGGGATGCGCACCGCCGAAGACGGTCGCGAGGTTGCGCCACGCCATGGCGTGACATTTGCCCATGAAGCCGGTCCCGATCAGGGCCACGCCAAGCGGAGTTTCGGGCATCGGAAGCGCCATGTCACCCTCGGTTGCTGAAGTCATTCTTGTCCGTAACAGGGACGCGCGACGCCCCTGCCGCTTGTCAGATCGTGCCGCCGAGCGAGCCTTCGAGCTGCGCCATCTCCTGGCCACCGGCCATCAGGTCCTGCAACTCGTTCGGCGTGATCTCGCCCCGGGTTGCGGTGCCCAGCGTCTTGCCGCGATTGAGCACGGTGAAGCGGTCGCCCACCGCCATCGCATGGCGCACGTTGTGGCTGATGAACACGACACCAACGCCCTGCTTGCGCACCTTGTCGATCGTGGCGAGCACGTTCGAGGTCTGGCGCACGCCGAGTGCGGAGGTCGGCTCGTCGAGGATCAGGACCTTCGCACCGAAATAGACCGCGCGGGCGATGGCGACGGTCTGACGTTCGCCACCCGAAAGCGTGCCCACTGCCTGATCGGGACCGCGCAGGTTGATGCCCATATTGCGCATCTCCTCGACGCAGACCTCGTTGGCCCGCGCCACGTCGAAGCGCTTGAACGGGCCCGCCCCTTTCGTGGGCTCGCGCCCCATGAAGAAATTGCGCGTCACGCTCATCAGGGGGATCATCGCGAGGTCCTGAAACACCGTGGCGATCCCGGCCTCCATCGCATCGCGCGGGCTCGAGAAGTTCATCGGCTTGTCCTCGAACAGGATCTCGCCCTCGGTCGGCTTGTGCACACCCGACATCGTCTTGATGAAGGTCGATTTGCCCGCGCCGTTATCGCCGAGAAGGCAGTGGCACTCGCCGGGGCGGATGTCGAAGCTGACACCGGCCAGTGCGATCACGTTGCCGAAGTGCTTCTTGATGCCGCGCATCTCGAGGATGGGCTTGGCGTCGGCGGCGACGGCGCCGTGGTGAAATGCGGTCTCAATTTCCATATCAGCGTTCCCCCGTCACGCGCTTGCGGATCACGTTGTTGAAGATCACGGCGAGCAGCAGCATCCCGCCCAGGAAGACCTGGAACCAGTCCTGATCGATCGAGGTGTAGGTCAGGCCGATCACGACCATGCCGAAGATGATCGAACCGAAGAAGGCGCCGATCGCCGAGCCGTAACCGCCGGTCAGCAGCGAGCCCCCGATCACCGCGGCGATGATCGCCTCGAATTCTTTCTGGAAGCCGCGACGCGCATCGGTGGAACCCGCGTCGATCACGGTCATGATGGCGACGAGCGCTGCGCAACAGGCGGTCACGATGAAGAGCGTCGTCTTCACCCGGTTGACCGGCACGCCCGAATTGGAGGCCGCGTTCTTGTCGCCGCCCGCAGCGAAGATCCAGTTGCCGGCAGGGGTGCGCAGCAGGATCCAGGTGGCAAACAGCGCGATACCGATGAACCACAGGATCTCGACCGGCACGCCCGGCACTTTCGGCGCGCCCGACTTGAACGTGTCGATCCAGCCCCACTCGGCGAGCTTCGCGAAGAGACCCGTGAACGCGTCGCCCGAGAAGAACGGCGCCAGCCAGTCATCGCCCACCGCATCGCGCACGCCGCGCAGCTGGGTCGAGCCGCCGGTCAGATATTTCAGACCGACCAGCGACAGGCCACGCAGGATGAAGAGGAACGCCAGCGTCACGATGAAGGAGGGCAGGCCCGTGCGGATCACCAGCTGCCCGTTCACCACGCCCATCATGCCAGCGAAGATCAGCGTGCCGGGAATGGCCACGATCAGCGGCAGTCCCAGATTGACCACGAGCGCGCCGAAGATCATCCCCGCGAAGGCGACCATCGAGCCGATCGAAAGGTCGAACTCTCCCCCGATCATCAGAAGCGACGCGCCGATGGCGAGAATGCCGAGCTGGGCCGCGGGCGTCAGGAAGTTCATGATCCCCGAAAGGGTGAACATCGACGCATTGGCGGTGAAGAGAAAGAAGATCGTCACGAGAATGAGCCCGGCGATCGCGCCCAGTTCGGGCCGCTTCATCAAGCGCGCGAGAAGAGTCTCCTCGCGGACGCGCTCGTCGGTAACCGTGGAGTCGGCAGGCATTATACCCTCCCTGAGAATGCTGGTTCGTGGCGCTTTCTCTTCCGCGACCGCCCGCGGTGGCGCCGGTGGGATGCGCGCGCATCAAGGGGCGCGCGCATCCCGGTATCAACTCATCCGATATGGATCAGCGAATGCCCTTGGCCGACAGATCGACCACTTGAGCCGCCTTGTCCTTGGTGATCAGGTTCGGACCCGAAGCGACGTTCGACGCCGGGATCAGGCCGTATTTCGCGTTGAGCGCGAGGAACGACACCGGCAGATAGCCTTGGAGATACTGCTGCTGGTCGATCGCGAAGGCCGCGTCACCATTCTCGACATCCTTCAGGAAACCCGGGGACAGATCAAAGCTCGCGACGTTGATCTTGCCGCCACCTTCACCCAGCGCCTTGACCGCCTTGACCGAGGGTTCGCCCGCCGTCGCCGCACCCAGCGCCAGCACGGTGTCGATCGACGTATCGGATTGCAGGGCTGCACGCACCTTGGCCTCGATATCCGCCGGATCATTGGTGGTCGGCAGCACTTTCACCTGACCGCCGAAGCCCTTGGCGAAACCAGCGCAACGCTGGTCGAGCGAGACATTCCCGACCTCCTGGTTGACGCAGAGCCCGTTCTTGCCACCCATCTCCTTGAGCTTCTCACCCGCGCGTTCACCCGCGGTGAATTCGTCCTGACCGACATGCAGGAGCGCACCCAGCGATTTCGACACATCCGATCCGGCATTCATCGTGATCACCGGAATGCCTGCGGCAACGGCCCGCTTGATCGACGGGCCAAGCGCGTCCGCATCGGGAACCGAGACGACCAAGCCGTCGGGCTCCTGGTTCACGGCGGCGTCGATCAGCTGGCTCATCGCGACCATGTCGAAGGTCTCGGGCGAGCGGTATTCGACATTCACGCCAGTATCCTTCGCCGCCTGTTCGACGCCGTTCTTCACGACCGACCAGAACGGGTCGTTGGCCTGCCCGTGCGAGACCACGACGATATCCGTCGCGAATGCCGGTGCAGCGAAAGCCACGGCGGTGGCCGCAACTGCAGCACGCAGAAACTGTTTCATGTGATCCTCCCAGATTCACTTTCTGTTTGTCACCGCACCACGCTCCTCCATGTCGCGTCCGATGCAGCCCGGCCGATTCCTTCGGCCTTTGAACCACAGGCACCTCCTCGCGCCTGCGATTTCCGTCCACTCCGAGGCAGCGCCTCAGAGCGTCGCCAGATCGACGGCTTCCCCCATCTTGGCGGATTTCGTTGCGGCCTCAGCCATCGCGAGCGCGGCCACGCCATCCTCGAGCGTCACCGGCATCGGGCGACCCTCTGCCAGAGCGGTGACGAAGGCATCCCATTCCGCCGCGTAGGCGGGCATGTAACGCTCGAGGAAGAAATAGGTGGGCTTGGCCGAAGAGACGCCGGCCACGGTCGATTTCGAGACCGTGTTCTCCAGCATATTTGCCGCGGTCAGCAGACCCTCCGAGCCCAGCAATTCGACGCGCTGATCGTAGCCGTAGACAGCCCGGCGCGAGTTCTTGATCACGGCAATGCGCCCGTCTGCATAGGTCAGCGTGACCACGGCCGTATCCACGTCGCCCGCCTCCCCGATCGCCGGATCGACGATGGACGAACCGACGGCGCGAACGCTGACCGGCGCACTGTCCATGATGAAATTCGCCATGTCGAAATCATGGATCATCATATCGCGGAACAAACCGCCCGAGACCTTGATATAGGAGACCGGCGGCGGCGCAGGATCGAAGGACGTGACGGAGAGCAGCTCGGCTTTGCCGATCTCTCCGGCGTGGGCGGCAGAGCGCAGCGCGCCGAAATTCGGGTCAAACCGACGGTTGAATCCGATCATCACGGGCTGGCCGGTTTTTGAAACCGCCGCGAGGCAGGCTTTCGCCCGTTCAAGCGATAGATCGACCGGCTTTTCGCACAGCACGGCCTTGCCTGCCGCCGTCGCCTTCTCGATCAGATCCGAATGGGTGTCGGTCGAGCTGGCGATCAGCACCGCGTCGATGTCGGGATTGGCGATGATCTCCTCGGAACTTGCCGCTTTCGCGTCGTATTTCGCGGCGAGCGCCTGCGCCGCCTCCGCGTTCACATCCGAGACCGCGACAAGCGTGCTGCCCGGATGTCCGGCAATATTTACCGCATGCACCTGACCGATACGGCCGGCGCCCAGCAACCCGACTTTCAACATGCATTCCTCCCAGAACCGATCCGATTCGACCGATGACTGGCGCTAACATCATCCGTTTTGCACGCGCGTGCAAGAATTTTTTGCACGCGCGTGCAAACGGGACTCCGCTGCCGCTCTTTTCTGTGTGTATGCTGGCAAGAAAGCTGATAGGTCAGCTTTGAGGAGATCCCGATGAGCGACGTGCGCAGACCGAATTTCGAAAACAACATCACCGCCGATGATGTCGCCGAAGCTGCCGGTGTCTCGCGCTGGACGGTCAACCGGGCCTTCAAAAAGGACGCCTCGATTTCGCCCAAGACCCGGACCAAGGTGATGGAAGCGGCGAGCAAGCTCGGCTACGTGCCCGATCTGCGCGCAGCCGCATTGGCCTCGGACCGGTCGAACCTCGTCGCGCTGCTGGTCGATGACTTCGCCAACCCGCATAAACTGGTGATGATGGAGCGGCTCACGCGCATCCTGCGCAAGCATGGCTGGGATACGCTTCTGGTGAACACGCTCGACCGCGACGATGCGGGCCATGCGATCCTCAACGCCAGCCAGCGCCGCGTCGATGCCGCGATCCTGATCGGGATTCAGTTCGACGATGAGGTTCTCGAGACTGCTCTGCACGCCCGACGTTTCCACAAGCTGATCATTTTCGCGCGCACCTCGCGCCATCCCGACACGATCTCGATCGCGGTGGACGACGCTGCCGCGATGCAGGAGATCGCAGCCTATGTTGCGGAACAGGGCTATCGCCGCCCGCTCTTCCTCGCGGGTCCGCGCACCTACTCCGCGCATCTGCTGCGCAAGGAAACCTTCCTGGGCTGCTGGGAGCGGCGTTTCGGGACCATCCCCGAATTCGCCGAAGTGCCCGCCTATGACCCGATCCTCGCCGAGCAGGTCGTGACCCGGATTCTCACCGATCGCCCGCGCGACGAAATGCCCGACATCCTCGTCTGCGAGAACGACGCGCTCGCCATCGGCGCGATCGACGTGATCCGGCACAAGCTCGGCCTGCGCATTCCCGAGGATATCGCGGTGACGGGCTTCGACGACGTGCCGCAATGCCAGAGCCCGAATTACGCATTGACCACCTATCGCCAGCCGCTGACGGAGATGGCCGAATATCTGGTCGAAGTGCTCGAAAGCAGCGAAGACCGCGACTTCGACCGCGCGTTCAAGGGCAAGCTCGTCCCCCGCGCAAGCGCCTGACGCCGGAGGGCAAGCGCATCGGTCGACGGGGATAGAGGGCTGATCGTTCGCGGTGCGACGCACGCATGTCGGCTCAGCGCCCGATCAGTGCCGGTTCCTGTACGAGAGAGACACCGAAGCGCGCGCGGACCGTCTCTCGGGCGCGATCGGCAAGCGCGATGACGTGCTCGACCGTCGCGCCGCCGAGGTTCACGAGGATCAGCGCGTGCGCTTACCCTCGACTTCTCGCTCCCCGGCAAGCCGACCGAAAATGCATTCATCAAAGCGTTCAACGGCCGGTTCCGAACCGAGTGCTTGAACCAGCATAACTTCCTCACCCTTGCGGATGCGACCGAAAAGAAAAGTTGGAGGCTTGGCGTAGATACTACACTGAGGAACCGCCACGCGGCGCGATCGGGAACAGGGCCCGATCACGCTGACGAAAACGGGGCAGCGTCACCAGCCCGTCACCCCGAGCAAAACCGGGAAACTCTGCTAAGGGCGGTAGAGGTCTGGGGAGCGGATCAAGTTGGGGCAGACTATAATCGATGGTGGAGGAAGGATGCCGTGGCAGGTCAGCGGGGTGCCGCGTATATCCGCGGCCTGCGTCCTATCGCAGAATCCCTAGAAGCGCGCGGCGCGCAAGATTATTTGAGGAATCGTGAGCGCGGCTCTCCGCCTCTGCACAGATGACAATTGACGCCTCGGTCATCCCGAGCCTGTTGAGAACTACTGGGGGAAGGACGCGGAACTATCGACCGCGCTTAATGACGAGAATACCCGCTGCGAGGCGACGGCAATTCTGTGTGACTGGGATCGCCTTGCCTCCCAATTCAAGCGCACCAAAAAGAACAGCATCTTTGAAAACCAAACCTGTTTGTAAATTGATTTGCTCCGCTGAAACGTCCGCAAGTTTCACGATACTGCCGCGCTCCAATATGGAGTTTTGAGAGACTGTGCAGCTCAGCTCAAACTCAACCGTTTAAGCAGAGATCTGAAATTTGATCGTTTCCGCTTCAGCTTCCTTCTACGATCCCTAACATAGCCTTGAAGTAAACTGATCTGATCCCGTTCGGTCGCGGAAAGCTGGGTGAGAAAGCTCTGCATCTGCCATTCGGCTTCCTTTCCATTATATCCGGTGGAGGGATTGTGCCAAACGGAAACATCGGGATCGTAAACGACTAATTTACCTTTACATCGTGTGTACGCCACAGCCGCGTGGTCCACCCCCCAGCCCAAATTATTGTTTTCGGGCCCAAGTTCGCTCAGCCGTTGTACAATTTCGGGAGAAAACGCGACAATAATCCCGTCGGTATGTGCAGCTGTGTGCAAGCCGAGTTTTCCGGGAAGGCGCGACAAAGCGACCACCTCGGGTGCCCAAAACGTATTCTCTATTGCTGGCGCCCAAACACCTATTTCAGGGTATGAAACGAATGCGGCTTTGCACCGTCGTACCAGCCTAGCCCAGTCATCGCATTTGGTGTCTGCATGTATGAGCAGGACATGTTGACCGCTGGCAACATCCA
Proteins encoded in this region:
- the iolD gene encoding 3D-(3,5/4)-trihydroxycyclohexane-1,2-dione acylhydrolase (decyclizing), whose product is MSETIRLTAAQAMVKWLSVQMTEDGERFIEGMWAIFGHGNVAGIGEALHAYKDVFPTWRGQNEQTMGHAAIAYAKGKKRTRAHAVTSSIGPGSTNLVTAAALAHVNRLPVLIVAGDVFATRRPDPVLQQVEDFDDGTVSANDCFRPVSRYYDRISRPEHILSALPRALRVMTDPANCGPAVLAFCQDTQAEAYDYPVEFFEPRVWRIRRPAPDAGELARVAEMVKAAKKPVIIAGGGVVYSQAEDTLAEFASTHRIPVAETQAGKSSLAQSHPMSFGASGVDGSAAANAALQNADLVIGVGTRFQDFTTGSRTLFGAGAKLVSVNTHGYDAAKHGAESLVADAKIALEMLSAALGDYQAEAPDADAREDWLCAVDAYCARPEDQAALPTDGQVIGAVQRATGEDAVAMCAAGTMPGALKLLWKPSQGGYQMEYGYSCMGYEVAGAMGLKLARPERDVLCFVGDGSYMMANSELATAVMRRVPFTVILTDNRGYGCINRLQTMGCGGEPFNNMYVDCNVEVQPEIDYVAHAASMGAHAVKAANTDQLEAEVKAARERDIPTVIVIDTVAKDFPGTGLETTAGEHGFFWDVAVPEVSDRKKQRDRFEEYLTQIANARLVN
- a CDS encoding bifunctional 5-dehydro-2-deoxygluconokinase/5-dehydro-2-deoxyphosphogluconate aldolase, which translates into the protein MKNLDVITIGRAGVDLYGAQIGGRLEDMGSFEKYIGGSPTNIACGTARLGLKSGLITRVGDEHMGRFIREQLLREGVDVTGVKTDPERLTALVILGIRDEEQFPLIFYRENCADMALSEEDIDEALIARTRSVLATGTHLSHPRTRAAVLKALELARKHGAKTALDIDYRPNLWGVAGHGEGESRFVESAEVTEKLMATLHHFDLIVGTEEEFHIAGGSTDTITALRAVRKVSDATLVCKRGAAGAVAFEGGIPDSLDDGQTGPGFPIEVFNVLGAGDGFFSGLMKGWLDGESWPKALEYANACGAFAVSRHGCTPAYPSLTELEFFLKRGVKQPDLRNDAELEQIHWSTNRHTRSLPDWPDYRVFAFDHRMQLEEMPGYTLKKGGAFKELCLSAATQVQDGRPGYGILCDDRIGRAALHAASGSGLWIGRPCEWPGSRPLELEPELGPDCGGLTQWAREEVVKVLCFCHPDDDAETRANQEATVKRLFTAARRNGLEFLLEVIPSKVGPVDADTTATLIRQFYEIGVYPDWWKLEPMADAAGWAKAVAAIEEYDKHTRGIVVLGLDAPEAELAASFEVAAGFDLVKGFAVGRTIFGDVARAWMADELADAEAVAEMARRYTRLCGIWDGARAKAAKAA
- a CDS encoding Gfo/Idh/MocA family protein — translated: MALPMPETPLGVALIGTGFMGKCHAMAWRNLATVFGGAHPRLEILCDTPADKARAFATQFGFARASDDWQATCADPAVDVVSITAPNGLHRPMAEAALRAGKHVWLEKPMALTLEDARAMAGLAAEHPGQVTILGYNYLRSPAFQMARKLIAEGAIGTSRAFRGVYDEDYSADPRLPWSWRMTREAGGLGALGDLGCHLVSQMVALMGPVEELTAMTQIAIPERTSPEGPKPVENEDSALALIRFASGAQGSFATSRVARGRKCRLQWEIHGSDGTLVFDQENMNELWLHRAGEAGFTRHLTGPDQPDFAAFCPAPGHNFGFNEQKVIEARDLCAAIAGGPNAGPDFAAGLEIETVIHAMARSNGAPIRIGDMA
- a CDS encoding ATP-binding cassette domain-containing protein; this translates as MEIETAFHHGAVAADAKPILEMRGIKKHFGNVIALAGVSFDIRPGECHCLLGDNGAGKSTFIKTMSGVHKPTEGEILFEDKPMNFSSPRDAMEAGIATVFQDLAMIPLMSVTRNFFMGREPTKGAGPFKRFDVARANEVCVEEMRNMGINLRGPDQAVGTLSGGERQTVAIARAVYFGAKVLILDEPTSALGVRQTSNVLATIDKVRKQGVGVVFISHNVRHAMAVGDRFTVLNRGKTLGTATRGEITPNELQDLMAGGQEMAQLEGSLGGTI
- a CDS encoding ABC transporter permease yields the protein MPADSTVTDERVREETLLARLMKRPELGAIAGLILVTIFFLFTANASMFTLSGIMNFLTPAAQLGILAIGASLLMIGGEFDLSIGSMVAFAGMIFGALVVNLGLPLIVAIPGTLIFAGMMGVVNGQLVIRTGLPSFIVTLAFLFILRGLSLVGLKYLTGGSTQLRGVRDAVGDDWLAPFFSGDAFTGLFAKLAEWGWIDTFKSGAPKVPGVPVEILWFIGIALFATWILLRTPAGNWIFAAGGDKNAASNSGVPVNRVKTTLFIVTACCAALVAIMTVIDAGSTDARRGFQKEFEAIIAAVIGGSLLTGGYGSAIGAFFGSIIFGMVVIGLTYTSIDQDWFQVFLGGMLLLAVIFNNVIRKRVTGER
- a CDS encoding sugar ABC transporter substrate-binding protein encodes the protein MKQFLRAAVAATAVAFAAPAFATDIVVVSHGQANDPFWSVVKNGVEQAAKDTGVNVEYRSPETFDMVAMSQLIDAAVNQEPDGLVVSVPDADALGPSIKRAVAAGIPVITMNAGSDVSKSLGALLHVGQDEFTAGERAGEKLKEMGGKNGLCVNQEVGNVSLDQRCAGFAKGFGGQVKVLPTTNDPADIEAKVRAALQSDTSIDTVLALGAATAGEPSVKAVKALGEGGGKINVASFDLSPGFLKDVENGDAAFAIDQQQYLQGYLPVSFLALNAKYGLIPASNVASGPNLITKDKAAQVVDLSAKGIR
- the iolG gene encoding inositol 2-dehydrogenase produces the protein MLKVGLLGAGRIGQVHAVNIAGHPGSTLVAVSDVNAEAAQALAAKYDAKAASSEEIIANPDIDAVLIASSTDTHSDLIEKATAAGKAVLCEKPVDLSLERAKACLAAVSKTGQPVMIGFNRRFDPNFGALRSAAHAGEIGKAELLSVTSFDPAPPPVSYIKVSGGLFRDMMIHDFDMANFIMDSAPVSVRAVGSSIVDPAIGEAGDVDTAVVTLTYADGRIAVIKNSRRAVYGYDQRVELLGSEGLLTAANMLENTVSKSTVAGVSSAKPTYFFLERYMPAYAAEWDAFVTALAEGRPMPVTLEDGVAALAMAEAATKSAKMGEAVDLATL
- a CDS encoding LacI family DNA-binding transcriptional regulator gives rise to the protein MSDVRRPNFENNITADDVAEAAGVSRWTVNRAFKKDASISPKTRTKVMEAASKLGYVPDLRAAALASDRSNLVALLVDDFANPHKLVMMERLTRILRKHGWDTLLVNTLDRDDAGHAILNASQRRVDAAILIGIQFDDEVLETALHARRFHKLIIFARTSRHPDTISIAVDDAAAMQEIAAYVAEQGYRRPLFLAGPRTYSAHLLRKETFLGCWERRFGTIPEFAEVPAYDPILAEQVVTRILTDRPRDEMPDILVCENDALAIGAIDVIRHKLGLRIPEDIAVTGFDDVPQCQSPNYALTTYRQPLTEMAEYLVEVLESSEDRDFDRAFKGKLVPRASA